The proteins below come from a single Streptomyces sp. B3I8 genomic window:
- a CDS encoding helix-turn-helix transcriptional regulator: protein MSRRELADFLRRRREALHPDRMPAAAVHPHGRHARRTPGLRREEVAALAGMSTSYYERLEQARAPRPSPQVLTALGTALRLTAAEREHLARLAGQLPPRTDDPVRAPVPDAALRLLRRLGPMPAYLVDEREDIVAWNTAAAALITDFGRLPVHERNVVRLAVRLGGTLCSAPAGADGDFARQSAAHLRAASARLPGDRVLGELVNEYAAHDPDFVAGWRSHEVDPRPALRKRLHHPELGELDLDAQTLLVPGTELRLVLYSAEPGSPSATALDRLCAATATTS, encoded by the coding sequence GTGAGCAGAAGGGAACTGGCCGACTTCCTGCGCCGGCGGCGCGAGGCCCTGCACCCGGACCGGATGCCGGCCGCGGCCGTCCACCCGCACGGCCGGCACGCCCGGCGCACGCCCGGACTGCGCCGGGAGGAGGTGGCCGCCCTGGCCGGGATGTCCACCAGCTACTACGAGCGGCTGGAACAGGCCCGCGCGCCGCGCCCCTCGCCGCAGGTGCTGACCGCGTTGGGCACGGCGCTCCGGCTCACCGCCGCGGAGCGCGAGCACCTGGCGCGGCTGGCCGGACAGCTCCCGCCCCGCACGGACGACCCGGTCCGCGCGCCGGTGCCCGACGCCGCCCTGCGGCTGCTGCGCCGGCTCGGTCCGATGCCCGCCTATCTGGTGGACGAGCGCGAGGACATCGTGGCCTGGAACACCGCGGCGGCCGCGCTGATCACCGACTTCGGGCGGCTGCCCGTCCACGAGCGCAACGTGGTGCGCCTCGCCGTGCGGCTGGGCGGCACCCTCTGTTCGGCACCCGCGGGCGCCGACGGCGACTTCGCCCGGCAGTCCGCCGCGCACCTGCGGGCGGCCAGTGCCAGGCTGCCGGGCGACCGTGTGCTGGGCGAGCTGGTCAACGAGTACGCCGCGCACGACCCGGACTTCGTCGCCGGCTGGCGCAGCCACGAGGTGGACCCGCGGCCGGCGCTGCGCAAGCGCCTGCACCATCCTGAACTGGGCGAGCTGGACCTGGACGCCCAGACGCTTCTGGTGCCCGGCACCGAGCTGCGCCTGGTCCTCTACAGCGCGGAGCCGGGCAGCCCGAGCGCGACCGCACTGGACCGGCTGTGCGCCGCCACCGCCACGACGTCGTGA
- a CDS encoding nuclear transport factor 2 family protein, with protein sequence MPSRTPEETFRRLLDLLRAKDMNALADLWAPDGTAEFPFAVGASPRRLDGREAVREYLAGYPDLVDVREIPALTVHRTDRPDTVVVEFTAHGRTVATGEPYRLDYVTVVTTHDGLITHYRDYWNPLAVASAAGTLPALLGSLRTEDVR encoded by the coding sequence GTGCCCTCACGCACCCCCGAAGAGACCTTCCGCCGACTGCTCGACCTGTTGCGGGCCAAGGACATGAACGCCCTCGCCGACCTGTGGGCGCCGGACGGCACCGCCGAGTTCCCCTTCGCCGTGGGTGCCTCGCCGCGCCGGCTGGACGGGCGCGAGGCCGTCCGTGAGTACCTGGCCGGCTACCCGGACCTGGTCGACGTGCGGGAGATCCCGGCGCTCACCGTGCACCGCACGGACCGGCCGGACACCGTCGTGGTGGAGTTCACCGCGCACGGCCGCACGGTCGCCACCGGCGAGCCCTACCGGCTGGACTACGTCACGGTGGTCACCACCCACGACGGCCTGATCACCCACTACCGGGACTACTGGAACCCGCTGGCCGTCGCCTCGGCCGCCGGCACCCTGCCCGCACTGCTCGGCTCGCTGCGCACGGAGGACGTCCGATGA
- a CDS encoding DMT family transporter, whose amino-acid sequence MTTPSAATPPTTSGTAAHVGPATAPGRRGSLGPVGLVLAGGVSVQFGAALAVNLMPRAGALGVVTLRLAVAAALMLVVCRPKLRGHSRADWGTVLAFGLAMGAMNGLFYQAVSRIPLGPAVTLEVLGPLALSVVASRRAVNLVWAALALAGVFLLGGGGLTGLDPAGIAFALGAGAMWAAYIVFSARTGRRFPQADGLALALVVAAALITPLGVAESGSKLLVPTTLGLGAAVACLSSVLPYTLELLALRRLPASTFAILMSLEPAIAALAGFLILHQSLSLPEAMAIALVIAASMGAVRTQVGRGGRRNRRERRDQRDQPDQPDPRDRQVTPESGLNA is encoded by the coding sequence GTGACCACCCCCAGCGCCGCCACCCCGCCCACCACGTCCGGGACGGCGGCCCACGTCGGCCCCGCGACCGCCCCGGGCCGCCGGGGCTCCCTGGGCCCCGTCGGGCTGGTGCTCGCCGGCGGGGTCTCCGTGCAGTTCGGGGCCGCCCTCGCGGTCAACCTGATGCCACGTGCCGGCGCGCTCGGCGTCGTCACGCTGCGGCTGGCCGTGGCGGCGGCGCTGATGCTGGTCGTCTGCCGCCCGAAGCTGCGCGGCCACTCGCGTGCCGACTGGGGCACGGTCCTGGCGTTCGGTCTCGCCATGGGCGCGATGAACGGCCTGTTCTACCAGGCCGTCTCCCGCATCCCGCTCGGCCCCGCGGTCACCCTGGAGGTGCTCGGCCCGCTCGCCCTGTCCGTCGTGGCCTCGCGCCGGGCGGTGAACCTCGTCTGGGCCGCGCTGGCCCTCGCGGGCGTCTTCCTGCTCGGCGGCGGGGGGCTGACGGGCCTCGACCCCGCCGGTATCGCCTTCGCGCTCGGCGCCGGTGCGATGTGGGCGGCGTACATCGTCTTCAGCGCGCGTACGGGACGCCGCTTCCCGCAGGCCGACGGGCTGGCGCTGGCGCTGGTCGTCGCGGCGGCGCTGATCACGCCGCTGGGCGTCGCGGAGTCCGGCTCGAAGCTCCTGGTGCCGACGACGCTGGGGCTGGGCGCGGCGGTGGCGTGCCTGTCGTCCGTCCTGCCGTACACCCTGGAACTGCTTGCCCTGCGCCGGCTGCCCGCGTCGACGTTCGCGATCCTGATGAGCCTGGAACCGGCCATCGCCGCCCTCGCCGGCTTCCTCATCCTGCACCAGTCCCTGTCGCTCCCCGAGGCCATGGCCATCGCTCTCGTCATCGCGGCAAGCATGGGCGCGGTCCGCACACAGGTCGGCCGGGGCGGGCGGCGGAACCGGCGGGAGCGGCGGGATCAGCGGGATCAGCCGGATCAGCCCGATCCGCGGGACCGGCAGGTGACGCCGGAGTCCGGACTCAACGCCTGA
- a CDS encoding NAD(P)H-binding protein: protein MNAVLITGGTGKTGGALTGLLRERGVPVRVASRTPAAGDPDAVRFDWADPATHAAALRGTDRVYLVPPVSTLDPLPLVEPFLAAADRLGVRRVVLLASALVFPGSDGALELAERVRARPGGVVLRASGFMQNFLAPHPMGERILRHGEIRTASGTGRVGWIDARDIAAAAAAVLTAPEDAPHGRTDGRSGERTDDRSDHLLTGPAALSYGDAAEILTRHTGRTVRVVPVEPGELAATYRAAGLPDVFAASLAAVDANLRAGRDDLVSTAVLDLTGRPPRTFAEFLRDHTAR from the coding sequence ATGAACGCCGTACTGATCACCGGCGGCACCGGGAAGACCGGCGGCGCGCTGACCGGACTGCTGCGGGAACGCGGCGTGCCGGTACGGGTGGCGAGCCGCACCCCGGCCGCCGGTGACCCGGACGCCGTCCGCTTCGACTGGGCCGACCCTGCCACCCATGCGGCCGCGCTGCGCGGGACCGACCGGGTCTACCTGGTGCCGCCCGTGAGCACCCTGGACCCGCTGCCGTTGGTCGAACCGTTCCTGGCCGCGGCCGACCGGCTCGGCGTCCGCCGGGTGGTGCTGCTCGCCTCGGCCCTCGTGTTCCCCGGCTCCGACGGCGCCCTGGAACTGGCCGAGCGGGTGCGGGCCCGGCCCGGTGGGGTGGTGCTGCGCGCCTCCGGGTTCATGCAGAACTTCCTGGCGCCGCACCCCATGGGGGAACGCATCCTGCGGCACGGCGAGATCCGCACCGCCTCGGGAACCGGCCGGGTGGGCTGGATCGACGCACGGGACATCGCGGCGGCGGCCGCCGCGGTCCTGACCGCGCCCGAGGACGCGCCCCACGGCCGCACCGACGGCCGGAGCGGCGAACGTACCGACGACCGGAGCGACCACCTGCTCACCGGCCCGGCGGCGCTGAGCTACGGGGACGCGGCCGAGATCCTCACCCGGCACACCGGCCGTACGGTCCGGGTCGTGCCCGTGGAGCCCGGGGAACTGGCGGCCACCTACCGTGCGGCCGGTCTGCCGGACGTGTTCGCGGCCTCCCTCGCCGCCGTCGACGCGAACCTCCGCGCCGGCCGCGACGACCTGGTCAGCACCGCCGTACTGGACCTGACCGGCCGCCCGCCCCGTACCTTCGCCGAGTTCCTCCGGGACCACACCGCCCGCTGA
- a CDS encoding NUDIX hydrolase, translating into MRRLLARLWRLLRPVQGRVMWLLNAKFVVGVTGVVRDDDGRVLLLRHRMWSPARQWGLPSGFARKGEDFRATVVREVKEETGLDVSAGRLVMLNSGLRSRLEVAYEARLLGGEMRLDPTEILEARWCRPDDLPERIQPVCHALVRGGTTP; encoded by the coding sequence GTGCGACGACTCCTTGCCCGGCTCTGGCGACTGCTGCGCCCGGTGCAGGGCCGCGTCATGTGGCTCCTGAACGCCAAGTTCGTGGTCGGCGTGACCGGCGTCGTGCGCGACGACGACGGGCGGGTCCTGCTGCTGCGCCACCGCATGTGGTCGCCGGCCCGCCAGTGGGGCCTGCCGAGCGGGTTCGCGCGCAAGGGGGAGGACTTCCGGGCGACCGTGGTGCGCGAGGTGAAGGAGGAGACCGGCCTCGACGTGTCGGCGGGCCGTCTGGTGATGCTGAACAGCGGCCTGCGCAGCCGCCTGGAGGTGGCCTACGAGGCCCGGCTGCTGGGCGGTGAGATGCGGCTGGACCCCACGGAGATCCTGGAGGCCCGCTGGTGCCGGCCCGACGACCTGCCCGAGCGGATCCAGCCGGTGTGCCACGCGCTGGTGCGCGGCGGGACGACGCCCTGA
- a CDS encoding FAD-binding and (Fe-S)-binding domain-containing protein, with the protein MTDHGETGRAGTGAAGPSSGAVRDALRKAVRGEVDFGATARALHTMDASNYRRVPLGVVAPRDAEDVAAALAVCRELGVPVVPRGGGTSIAGQATGTGVVLDFTRHMNRLLDLDPGGRTAVVQPGLVLDRLQEAAAPHGLRFGPDPSTHGRCTLGGMIGNNSCGSHSVAWGTTADNVAELSVLTARGERLRAGPGWRGAPDGLRTLVEGELARLRTGFPELPRRISGYALDALLPERGADVARSLCGSEGTLGVLTEAVLRLVEAPRARALAVLGYADESAAAHAAAGLLPYGPLTVEGMAADLVPDPAGLPRGGAWLFVEAGGDSPGEAGARAEALVRAADVTDAVVVTDPAGQRALWRIREDAAGTATRMPGGGGPSRSSGAGSGGEAWPGWEDCAVPPARLGEYLKEFRRLLTAHGLRGTPYGHFGDGCIHVRIDFDLLTEGGIARFRRFSEELAHLVVAHGGSLSGEHGDGQARAELLPAMYGPELVELFARAKAVWDPDDLLNPGMLVRPHRLDDNLRFAVLPRRPVDVAFGYPADGGDFSAAVRRCVGVAKCRTAEAGSGVMCPSFRATGEEEHSTRGRARLLHEMLAGEVVTDGWRSTEVRDALDLCLSCKGCRSDCPVGVDMATYKAEFLHHHYEGRRRPAAHYAMGWLPVWLRWVARTRSAGPLNALAAVGPLARAAKRLGGIARERELPRVAREPFTRWWGRRIRRRGAAGPGARPGSGSPVSTVVLWPDTFTEHLSPSVGRAAVRVLEAAGLRVLPPPSLRPPARRVGDGRSRSAAGLLTARRGRVCCGLTYVSTGQLDRARTVLRRTLDLMAPVLETSAPVVVLEPSCAAALRTDLPELLHDDPRAARLAARVRTFAETLEEYAPHWSPPAVDRPVTGQTHCHQHAVLGDAADRRLRDAAGLTGDLTGGCCGLAGDFGFEDGHYEVSAACAEEQLLPAVREAPPGSVVLADGFSCRTQLEQLAGVRGRHLAEVLAAALGDE; encoded by the coding sequence ATGACGGATCACGGGGAGACCGGGCGGGCCGGTACGGGGGCGGCGGGGCCGTCCTCCGGTGCCGTACGGGACGCGCTGCGCAAGGCCGTGCGCGGCGAGGTCGACTTCGGCGCGACCGCACGCGCGCTGCACACCATGGACGCGTCCAACTACCGTCGCGTCCCGCTCGGCGTCGTCGCCCCGCGGGACGCGGAGGACGTGGCGGCGGCGCTGGCGGTCTGCCGGGAGCTGGGGGTGCCGGTCGTGCCGCGCGGCGGCGGCACGTCCATCGCCGGGCAGGCCACGGGCACCGGCGTCGTCCTGGACTTCACCCGGCACATGAACCGGCTGCTCGACCTGGACCCGGGCGGCCGTACGGCCGTCGTCCAGCCGGGGCTGGTCCTCGACCGGCTCCAGGAGGCCGCCGCCCCGCACGGCCTGCGCTTCGGCCCCGACCCCTCCACGCACGGCCGCTGCACACTCGGCGGCATGATCGGCAACAACTCCTGCGGCTCCCACTCGGTCGCCTGGGGCACCACCGCCGACAACGTGGCGGAACTCTCCGTGCTCACCGCGCGCGGTGAGCGGCTGCGCGCCGGCCCCGGCTGGCGGGGCGCGCCGGACGGCCTGCGCACGCTCGTGGAGGGCGAGCTGGCGCGGCTGCGCACCGGCTTCCCGGAGCTGCCGCGCCGCATCTCCGGGTACGCGCTGGACGCGCTGCTGCCCGAGCGGGGCGCCGACGTGGCCCGCTCGCTGTGCGGTTCGGAGGGCACCCTCGGGGTGCTCACCGAGGCGGTCCTGCGGCTGGTTGAGGCGCCCCGGGCGCGTGCGCTGGCCGTGCTGGGTTACGCCGACGAGAGCGCGGCGGCCCACGCGGCGGCCGGACTGCTGCCGTACGGACCGCTCACCGTGGAGGGCATGGCCGCCGACCTCGTGCCCGACCCGGCGGGGCTGCCCCGGGGCGGGGCCTGGCTGTTCGTGGAGGCGGGCGGTGACAGTCCGGGCGAGGCGGGCGCGCGGGCGGAGGCGCTCGTGCGCGCCGCCGACGTCACGGACGCCGTCGTCGTCACCGACCCGGCCGGGCAGCGCGCGCTGTGGCGGATCCGTGAGGACGCCGCCGGCACGGCCACCCGGATGCCCGGCGGTGGGGGCCCCTCCCGCTCGAGCGGAGCCGGGAGCGGGGGAGAGGCCTGGCCCGGCTGGGAGGACTGCGCGGTGCCGCCCGCGCGGCTGGGGGAGTACCTCAAGGAGTTCCGGCGCCTGCTCACCGCCCACGGCCTGCGCGGCACGCCGTACGGGCACTTCGGTGACGGCTGCATCCACGTCCGCATCGACTTCGACCTGCTCACGGAGGGCGGGATCGCCCGGTTCCGGCGCTTCTCCGAGGAACTGGCGCACCTGGTCGTGGCGCACGGCGGTTCACTGTCGGGGGAACACGGCGACGGGCAGGCGCGGGCGGAACTGCTGCCCGCGATGTACGGGCCCGAACTGGTGGAGCTGTTCGCCCGCGCCAAGGCCGTCTGGGACCCGGACGACCTGCTCAACCCCGGCATGCTGGTCCGCCCCCACCGGCTCGACGACAACCTGCGGTTCGCGGTGCTGCCGCGCCGCCCGGTGGACGTCGCCTTCGGCTACCCGGCGGACGGCGGCGACTTCTCGGCGGCGGTGCGCCGGTGCGTGGGCGTGGCCAAGTGCCGTACGGCGGAGGCCGGTTCGGGAGTGATGTGCCCCTCGTTCCGGGCCACCGGGGAGGAGGAGCACTCCACGCGCGGCCGGGCCCGGCTGCTGCACGAGATGCTGGCGGGCGAGGTCGTGACCGACGGCTGGCGCTCCACCGAGGTCCGTGACGCGCTCGACCTGTGCTTGTCCTGCAAGGGCTGCCGCAGCGACTGCCCGGTCGGTGTCGACATGGCCACGTACAAGGCGGAGTTCCTCCACCACCACTACGAGGGGCGCCGCCGCCCCGCCGCGCACTACGCCATGGGGTGGCTGCCGGTGTGGCTGCGCTGGGTGGCGCGCACCCGGTCGGCGGGTCCGCTCAACGCCCTCGCGGCGGTCGGCCCGCTCGCGCGGGCGGCGAAGCGGCTCGGGGGGATCGCACGGGAGCGGGAGCTCCCCCGGGTGGCCCGGGAGCCGTTCACCCGGTGGTGGGGGCGGCGCATACGGCGGCGGGGAGCGGCCGGGCCCGGGGCGCGGCCCGGCAGCGGCTCCCCGGTGTCGACGGTGGTGCTCTGGCCGGACACCTTCACCGAGCACCTGTCGCCCTCGGTGGGCCGGGCGGCCGTGCGGGTGCTGGAGGCGGCGGGCCTGCGGGTGCTTCCGCCGCCCTCGCTGCGGCCGCCCGCGCGGCGCGTCGGGGACGGCCGGTCCCGGTCGGCCGCCGGACTCCTGACCGCCCGCCGCGGCCGGGTCTGCTGCGGCCTGACCTATGTGTCCACCGGCCAGCTCGACCGGGCCCGTACGGTGCTGCGCCGCACCCTGGACCTGATGGCACCGGTGCTGGAGACGTCCGCGCCCGTCGTGGTGCTGGAGCCGAGCTGCGCGGCCGCGCTCCGCACCGACCTGCCGGAACTGCTGCACGACGACCCCAGGGCGGCCCGGCTGGCCGCCCGCGTGCGCACCTTCGCCGAGACCTTGGAGGAGTACGCGCCGCACTGGTCACCACCCGCCGTGGACCGCCCGGTCACCGGCCAGACCCACTGCCACCAGCACGCGGTCCTCGGCGACGCGGCCGACCGGCGGCTGCGTGACGCGGCCGGGCTCACCGGCGACCTGACCGGCGGCTGCTGCGGCCTCGCGGGCGACTTCGGCTTCGAGGACGGCCACTACGAGGTCTCCGCCGCCTGCGCCGAGGAGCAACTGCTGCCGGCGGTGCGCGAGGCACCCCCGGGGTCGGTGGTCCTGGCGGACGGCTTCTCGTGCCGGACACAGCTCGAACAGCTCGCGGGGGTGCGGGGGCGGCACCTGGCGGAGGTACTGGCGGCCGCGCTGGGGGACGAGTGA
- the serC gene encoding phosphoserine transaminase: MADIEIPADIKPTDGRFGAGPSKVRVEALDALAATGSSLLGTSHRQAPVKNLVGQVREGVRELFSLPDGYEVILGNGGSTAFWDIATHGLIENKSQHLNFGEFSSKFAKAAKLAPWLAEPTVIASDPGTHPEPKAEEGVDVYAFTHNETSTGVAMPIKRVAGADEGALVLVDATSGAGGLPVDVSETDVYYFAPQKSFASDGGLWIGVFSPAALERAARVHASGRHVPEFFSLPTAIDNSLKNQTYNTPALATLFLLNQQLEWINGQGGLDWATARTKDSSTRLYTWAEDAKYATPFVTDPAKRSQVIGTIDFDDDIDAAAVAKALRANGVVDTEPYRKLGRNQLRVAMFPAIDPADVEALTKCVDYVIEKL; encoded by the coding sequence GTGGCCGATATCGAGATTCCCGCAGACATCAAGCCCACCGACGGACGCTTCGGCGCCGGTCCCTCCAAGGTGCGGGTCGAGGCGCTCGACGCCCTCGCCGCCACCGGCAGTTCCCTGCTGGGCACCTCCCACCGCCAGGCCCCGGTCAAGAACCTGGTCGGCCAGGTCCGCGAGGGCGTCCGCGAGCTGTTCTCGCTCCCCGACGGCTACGAGGTGATCCTCGGCAACGGCGGCTCGACGGCGTTCTGGGACATCGCGACCCACGGCCTGATCGAGAACAAGTCGCAGCACCTGAACTTCGGCGAGTTCAGCTCCAAGTTCGCCAAGGCGGCCAAGCTCGCCCCCTGGCTGGCCGAGCCCACCGTGATCGCCTCCGACCCGGGCACGCACCCGGAGCCGAAGGCGGAGGAGGGCGTGGACGTGTACGCGTTCACGCACAACGAGACCTCGACCGGTGTCGCCATGCCGATCAAGCGGGTCGCGGGCGCCGACGAGGGCGCGCTGGTCCTGGTGGACGCGACCAGCGGCGCCGGCGGCCTCCCGGTGGACGTCTCCGAGACGGACGTCTACTACTTCGCCCCGCAGAAGTCCTTCGCCTCCGACGGCGGCCTGTGGATCGGCGTGTTCTCCCCCGCCGCGCTGGAGCGCGCCGCGCGCGTCCACGCCTCGGGCCGCCACGTCCCGGAGTTCTTCTCGCTGCCCACGGCGATCGACAACTCCCTGAAGAACCAGACGTACAACACCCCGGCGCTGGCCACGCTGTTCCTGCTCAACCAGCAGCTCGAGTGGATCAACGGCCAGGGCGGTCTGGACTGGGCCACGGCCCGCACGAAGGACTCCTCGACCCGCCTGTACACCTGGGCCGAGGACGCCAAGTACGCCACCCCGTTCGTCACCGACCCGGCCAAGCGCTCGCAGGTCATCGGCACGATCGACTTCGACGACGACATCGACGCCGCGGCGGTCGCCAAGGCCCTGCGCGCCAACGGCGTCGTCGACACCGAGCCGTACCGCAAGCTGGGCCGCAACCAGCTCCGCGTCGCGATGTTCCCGGCGATCGACCCGGCGGACGTCGAGGCACTCACGAAGTGCGTCGACTACGTGATCGAGAAGCTGTAA
- a CDS encoding helix-turn-helix transcriptional regulator — protein MTTTTPGVGATRSVDTTQELAAFLRTRRESLDPGDFGLPARRRSRRTPGLRREEVAELAGVSVDYVVRLEQARGLRPSADVVEALAGALRLAPRERAYLFDLARQRPREPGRPATAAAPQLARLVDDLSPLPAMLLNHRYDILAWNAQMAGLVMDYGTLPPEQRNSMWLCLLHPRMRDFYVDRERVVREGIAHLRAAWAAHPEDRALNGLIAEFGARVEEFPRLWAERDVQVNGRGNKAIRHPEAGELAVHFEVLRPLQDPDQLLMICRAADEGSRAAMDRLWGDR, from the coding sequence ATGACCACGACCACCCCCGGTGTGGGCGCGACCCGCTCCGTGGACACCACCCAGGAGCTCGCCGCGTTCCTGCGGACCCGGCGCGAGAGCCTGGACCCCGGGGACTTCGGCCTGCCCGCGCGCCGCCGCTCCCGGCGCACCCCGGGGCTGCGCCGGGAGGAGGTCGCCGAGCTGGCCGGGGTCAGCGTCGACTACGTCGTACGGCTGGAGCAGGCCCGCGGCCTGCGGCCCTCCGCGGACGTGGTGGAGGCACTGGCCGGCGCGCTGCGGCTGGCGCCCCGCGAACGCGCCTACCTCTTCGACCTCGCCCGGCAGCGCCCCCGCGAACCCGGCAGGCCCGCCACCGCCGCCGCGCCGCAGCTCGCACGCCTCGTCGACGACCTCTCGCCGCTGCCCGCCATGCTGCTGAACCACCGCTACGACATCCTGGCCTGGAACGCGCAGATGGCCGGACTGGTCATGGACTACGGCACCCTGCCGCCGGAACAGCGCAACTCCATGTGGCTCTGCCTGCTGCACCCGCGGATGCGTGACTTCTACGTCGACCGCGAGCGGGTGGTCCGGGAGGGGATCGCCCATCTGCGTGCCGCCTGGGCCGCGCACCCGGAGGACCGGGCGCTGAACGGCCTGATCGCGGAGTTCGGCGCCCGGGTCGAGGAGTTCCCGCGCCTGTGGGCCGAACGGGACGTCCAGGTCAACGGCCGCGGGAACAAGGCGATCCGGCACCCCGAAGCGGGCGAACTCGCCGTCCACTTCGAGGTGCTGAGGCCGCTCCAGGACCCGGACCAGCTGCTGATGATCTGCCGCGCCGCGGACGAGGGCAGCCGTGCGGCGATGGACCGGTTGTGGGGGGACCGCTGA